One segment of Buteo buteo chromosome 6, bButBut1.hap1.1, whole genome shotgun sequence DNA contains the following:
- the NFKBIA gene encoding LOW QUALITY PROTEIN: NF-kappa-B inhibitor alpha (The sequence of the model RefSeq protein was modified relative to this genomic sequence to represent the inferred CDS: inserted 2 bases in 1 codon), with the protein MRSAAAAAAQSXRSPAAMISARRLVEPPVMEGYEQAKKERPGGFPLDDRHDSGLDSMKEEEYRQLVKELEDIRLQPREPPAWAQQLTEDGDTFLHLAIIHEEKALSLEVIRQAAGDRAFLNFQNNLSQTPLHLAVITDQPEIAEHLLKAGCDLELRDFRGNTPLHIACQQGSLRSVSVLTQYCQPHHLLAVLQATNYNGHTCLHLASIQGYLAIVEYLLSLGADVNAQEPCNGRTALHLAVDLQNSDLVSLLVKHGADVNKVTYQGYSPYQLTWGRDNSSIQEQLKQLTTADLQMLPESEDEESSESEPEFTEDELIYDDCLIGGRQLAF; encoded by the exons ATGCggagcgccgccgccgccgccgctcagtC CCGCAGCCCTGCCGCCATGATCAGCGCCCGCCGCCTCGTCGAGCCGCCGGTGATGGAGGGCTACGAGCAAGCCAAGAAGGAGCGCCCGGGCGGCTTCCCGCTCGACGACCGCCACGACAGCGGCTTGGACTCCATGAAGGAGGAGGAGTACCGGCAGCTGGTGAAGGAGCTGGAGGACATACGCCTGCAGCCCCGCGAGCCGCCCGCCTGGGCGCAGCAGCTGACGGAGGACGGAGACAC TTTTCTCCACTTGGCGATTATTCACGAGGAAAAAGCCCTGAGCCTGGAGGTGATCCGGCAGGCGGCCGGGGACCGCGCTTTCCTGAACTTCCAGAACAACCTCAGCCAG ACTCCTCTTCACCTGGCAGTGATCACCGATCAGCCTGAAATTGCCGAGCATCTTCTGAAGGCCGGATGCGACCTGGAACTCAGGGACTTCCGAGGAAACACCCCCCTGCATATTGCCTGCCAGCAGGGCTCCCTCAGGAGCGTCAGCGTCCTCACGCAGTACTGCCAGCCGCACCACCTCCTTGCCGTCCTGCAGGCAACCAACTACAACG GACATACGTGTCTCCATTTGGCATCTATTCAAGGATACCTGGCTATTGTTGAATACTTGCTGTCCTTGGGAGCAGATGTAAATGCTCAG GAGCCATGCAATGGCAGAACGGCACTACATTTGGCTGTCGACCTGCAGAATTCAGACCTGGTGTCGCTTCTGGTGAAACATGGGGCGGACGTGAACAAAGTGACCTACCAGGGCTATTCCCCCTATCAGCTCACATGGGGAAGAGACAACTCCAGCATACAGGAACAGCTGAAGCAGCTGACCACAGCTGACCTGCAGATGTTGCCAGAAAGTGAGGACGAGGAGAGCAGTGAATCGGAGCCTGAATTCACAGAGGATGAA cttATATACGATGACTGCCTTATTGGAGGACGACAGCTGGCATTTTAA